Proteins from one Fragaria vesca subsp. vesca linkage group LG6, FraVesHawaii_1.0, whole genome shotgun sequence genomic window:
- the LOC101306547 gene encoding HIPL1 protein-like, whose protein sequence is MRGVFAIVFFMFCNLLLLAEYGSPFRPNTPLSFCQYNESVCCNSTDDMQLQKLFKAMKVSDIGCAAVLKSILCSRCDQFSAELYRTESTPRQVPVLCNSTGSSNSTQFQHGGVDFCTEVWDECRNVSISSSPFASQGGGGRTPLNSTSKLSDIWQSKSAFCDAFGGSSNREMFCFDGGPVLLNNTEIPSPPSGMCLEKIGNGSYLNMVPHPDGSNRVFLSDQPGKVWLATVPEEGSGGMLVIDESNPFLDITDQVYADIEFGLMGLAFHPNYLQNGRFFASFNCDKVRWPECSGRCSCNSDVGCDPSKLGSDNGAQPCQYHSIIAEFTANGTASQPSSVTTVKPLEVRRIFTMGLPFTSHHAGQILFGPKDGYLYFMMGDGGSIGDPYNFSQNKKSLLGKIMRLNIDNLPSALSISDLGLWGNYSVPADNPFSEDKELEPEIWALGLRNPWRCSFDLERPSYFLCADVGQDQYEEVDIITKGGNYGWRAYEGTLPYHPPKSPGGNTSTSSINPIFPVMGYNHSDVNKAEGSASITGGYFYRSMTDPCMYGRYIYADLYAGRIWAGTETPEYSGNFTSTLVPVSCALDSPMQCSAEAGSSVPALGFIFSFGRDNRKDMFILASTGVYRVARPSRCNYTCSKENATSFAHPGSVPSPSPSASSNRKLNKPVVVELLLIYFFMSLLSGS, encoded by the exons ATGAGGGGTGTTTTTGCTATTGTGTTCTTCATGTTCTGCAACCTTCTTCTACTTGCTGAGTAT GGGTCACCCTTCAGGCCAAACACTCCACTTTCGTTCTGTCAATACAATGAAAGTGTTTGTTGTAATTCCACTGATGATATGCAATTGCAAAAACTATTTAAGGCTATGAAAGTTTCTGATATCGGTTGTGCTGCTGTTCTGAAATCTATACTTTGCTCG AGATGTGACCAGTTTTCCGCGGAACTATATAGAACAGAATCAACGCCTCGTCAAGTTCCTGTTCTCTGTAACTCAACAGGTTCATCAAACTCAACCCAATTCCAACATGGTGGAGTTGACTTTTGTACCGAGGTTTGGGATGAATGCCGAAATGTATCCATATCAAGTTCTCCATTTGCTTCGCAAGGTGGTGGTGGAAGAACACCATTGAATTCTACTTCCAAGCTGAGTGATATATGGCAGTCGAAAAGTGCTTTCTGTGATGCATTTGGTGGATCTTCCAATAGAGAAATGTTCTGTTTTGATGGTGGACCTGTGTTGCTGAACAACACTGAAATTCCAAGTCCCCCAAGTGGTATGTGCCTTGAAAAAATTGGAAATGGATCTTATCTTAACATGGTACCTCATCCGGATGGGTCTAATCGCGTGTTCTTATCTGACCAACCCGGCAAAGTATGGCTGGCAACTGTTCCTGAGGAGGGATCAGGAGGAATGTTGGTGATTGATGAATCAAATCCGTTTCTTGATATAACTGATCAAGTGTATGCCGATATTGAGTTTGGATTAATGGGATTAGCATTCCATCCTAATTATCTACAGAATGGTCGTTTCTTTGCTTCATTCAACTGTGATAAGGTTAGATGGCCAGAATGTTCAGGAAGATGTTCATGTAACTCAGATGTGGGATGTGATCCTTCCAAGCTTGGTTCTGATAATGGTGCTCAGCCATGTCAATATCACAGTATCATAGCAGAGTTCACTGCTAATGGTACTGCGTCCCAACCTTCTTCG GTCACTACGGTTAAACCATTGGAAGTCAGAAGAATTTTCACTATGGGACTTCCATTTACTTCCCATCATGCAGGTCAAATTCTTTTTGGACCCAAAGACGGGTATCTGTACTTTATGATGGGAGATGGTGGTAGCATAGGTGACCCTTACAATTTTTCTCAAAACAAGAAATCCTTGCTTGGAAAGATTATGAGGCTCAACATAGATAACTTACCAA GTGCATTATCAATCAGTGATCTTGGCCTATGGGGAAACTATTCTGTTCCTGCAGATAATCCGTTTTCTGAAGATAAGGAGTTGGAGCCTGAAATCTGGGCTCTAGGACTTAGAAATCCTTGGCGTTGTAGTTTTGATCTTGAAAGACCTTCCTACTTCCTTTGTGCTGATGTTGGTCAG GACCAATATGAGGAGGTTGATATAATCACCAAGGGTGGAAACTATGGATGGCGTGCATATGAAGGTACTCTTCCATATCATCCCCCAAAGTCTCCAGGAGGAAATACATCTACGAGTTCTATCAATCCGATTTTCCCTGTAATGGGATACAACCACTCTGATGTCAACAAGGCTGAAGGTTCTGCATCAATCACCGGTGGCTACTTTTACCGGTCCATGACAGATCCATGCATGTATGGAAG GTACATTTATGCGGATTTGTATGCTGGTCGCATATGGGCAGGTACAGAAACTCCTGAATACAGCGGAAACTTCACAAGCACTTTAGTTCCGGTCAGTTGTGCTCTGGACTCTCCGATGCAGTGCAGTGCCGAGGCAGGAAGCTCCGTTCCTGCATTGGGGTTTATATTCTCCTTTGGTCGGGATAACAGGAAAGACATGTTTATTTTAGCCAGTACCGGTGTATATAGAGTTGCTAGACCTAGTCGATGCAACTACACTTGCTCCAAAGAAAATGCTACGTCTTTTGCGCATCCCGGTTCTGTTCCTTCCCCGTCTCCCTCTGCTTCAAGCAATAGGAAGTTGAACAAGCCAGTAGTAGTGGAGCTGTTGCTCATTTACTTCTTCATGTCACTATTGTCTGGTTCTTAA
- the LOC101306842 gene encoding TMV resistance protein N-like — translation MPSSYPPSLFHDVFLSFRGEDTLQSFTRHLSAALTNASITLFRDDAVLVRGKNITAELFNGIHRSRISVIIFSKEYASSKWCLDELVCIMECWKAEDTLVLPIFYGIDPSDIRNQKGRVADALERHSSRFEVQPQMVLKWRAALTQAANICGWDTKKQRKAELIHNIVKSIQSKGLPTRLNISIYPLRYDKCDEYLKVFMQAGSQEVVIVGICGPGQMGKTAMARVIYDQILHNFDGGCFLADVGQRSHQLNYLVRLQETLLSEILSERNVNISDTRMGIDLIAQTLCSKRVLVVLDNVDDLRQVDALIGDRKVFGPGSKIIITTRDVHLLELFGVDQFILAQGRPLPENVAGIWEPYQRSHCVVAGLKDYIETFNHQVGWPQIFKIDPNLSPLQSISTTYCNSVIGSITCRD, via the exons ATGCCTTCATCTTATCCTCCTTCCCTATTTCATGACGTGTTCCTGAGCTTCAGGGGTGAAGACACACTCCAGAGCTTCACCAGACACCTATCTGCCGCTTTGACTAATGCTAGTATAACCCTATTCAGAGATGATGCTGTACTCGTACGTGGTAAGAACATCACTGCCGAATTGTTTAATGGAATCCATAGGTCTAGGATTTCCGTAATCATCTTCTCAAAAGAGTATGCATCTTCGAAATGGTGTCTTGATGAACTGGTTTGCATAATGGAATGCTGGAAGGCGGAAGATACATTGGTTTTGCCAATATTTTATGGTATTGATCCCTCAGACATCAGGAATCAAAAGGGCAGAGTTGCAGATGCACTGGAGAGGCATTCTAGCCGCTTCGAGGTGCAACCCCAGATGGTGCTCAAATGGAGGGCGGCACTGACTCAGGCTGCCAACATATGCGGGTGGGATACTAAAAAGCAACG GAAAGCTGAGTTGATCCATAACATTGTTAAGTCTATACAAAGTAAAGGACTTCCAACAAGGCTGAACATTTCCATATATCCCCTCAGATATGATAAGTGTGATGAATATCTAAAAGTCTTTATGCAAGCAGGATCACAGGAAGTTGTTATAGTAGGGATCTGTGGACCAGGCCAAATGGGAAAGACGGCAATGGCCAGAGTTATATATGACCAAATTCTACACAATTTTGATGGCGGCTGCTTCCTCGCAGATGTTGGCCAAAGATCACATCAACTCAACTATTTGGTTCGTCTACAAGAAACACTTCTTTCTGAAATTCTCTCAGAAAGGAATGTAAATATCTCAGATACTAGAATGGGAATAGATCTAATAGCACAAACTTTGTGCTCCAAAAGGGTTTTAGTTGTTCTGGACAATGTGGATGATTTGAGGCAAGTAGATGCACTGATTGGTGATCGCAAAGTTTTCGGTCCAGGAAGTAAGATCATCATAACAACTAGAGATGTTCATCTGCTAGAACTGTTTGGAGTGGATCAGTTCATTTTGGCTCAAGGCCGTCCTCTACCAGAAAATGTTGCG GGTATCTGGGAGCCATATCAGCGAAGTCATTGCGTAGTTGCAGGGCTTAAAGACTACATTGAGACCTTTAATCATCAGGTTGGGTGGCCTCAGATATTCAAAATCGATCCTAACTTGAGTCCTTTACAGTCCATCTCTACTACATATTGTAACAGTGTGATTGGCTCCATCACTTGTAGAGACTAG
- the LOC101306257 gene encoding protein SYS1 homolog, with amino-acid sequence MFYGALVWDPWLIVVQIVCLQCLHYLTHGFFLTVLIGARVSRMSLAYYFDFATLTVFTDTGRCVIASFVLTALAGAVYLLLLIERSRKCLDFSVTLYIVHLLICICYGGWPSSTTWWAVNGTGIGVMTLLGEYLCIRRELQEIKIPAGRYRLNV; translated from the coding sequence ATGTTCTACGGCGCATTAGTATGGGACCCTTGGCTCATTGTTGTCCAAATTGTGTGCCTTCAATGTTTACACTATCTCACTCATGGATTCTTCTTGACAGTTCTCATTGGGGCTCGCGTGTCCCGAATGAGCCTCGCATACTACTTTGATTTTGCTACTCTCACTGTTTTCACTGATACCGGGCGGTGCGTCATTGCTTCATTTGTGCTCACTGCCCTGGCAGGCGCTGTATATCTGCTCCTTCTCATAGAGAGGTCAAGAAAGTGCCTAGACTTTTCAGTCACCCTATATATTGTCCATCTTTTGATATGCATCTGTTATGGTGGTTGGCCTTCTTCAACAACATGGTGGGCTGTGAATGGCACTGGCATTGGAGTGATGACTTTGTTGGGTGAATATCTCTGCATTAGACGTGAACTGCAGGAGATCAAGATCCCTGCAGGACGATATCGCTTAAACGTTTGA
- the LOC101307138 gene encoding TMV resistance protein N-like: protein MASTSNYDVFLSFRGIDTYEGFTSHLYHALKRGSVMAFAVDRDLEVGTTVRPKLLKAIQRSRISVIIVSGNYPFSGWCLDELVCIMELWKREDKLVLPIFYNVDPSDVRIQKGDFVDALEEHHRSSGIEQTTVLKWREALTQLASICGWHIKNERADGDLILDIVKSIQSKGLPTRLNISIYPLRYDTCDEYLKVFLQAGSQEVVIVGICGPGQMGKTAMGRVMYDQILYNFDGGCFLADVGKRSYQPNYLVRLQETLISDIISESIVKISDTRMGIDMIAQNFCSKRVLVVLDNVDELRQISALVGDRKFFGPGSKIIITTRDVQVLELFGVDQFILAQGRPLPENVAAIWEPHQRSRCVVAGLKEYIETFNQQRREKLRYLQAVLLQERQKTATQVLYFL, encoded by the exons ATGGCTTCAACCTCAAATTATGACGTGTTTTTGAGCTTCAGGGGCATAGACACTTACGAAGGCTTCACCAGCCATCTATATCATGCTTTGAAGCGCGGTAGTGTAATGGCGTTTGCAGTTGATAGAGATCTTGAAGTTGGAACGACCGTTAGACCGAAACTGCTTAAAGCAATCCAAAGGTCTAGGATTTCTGTCATCATTGTTTCAGGGAATTATCCATTTTCGGGTTGGTGTCTTGATGAACTGGTTTGCATCATGGAATTATGGAAAAGGGAAGACAAACTGGTCTTGCCGATATTTTATAATGTCGATCCATCTGACGTCAGGATACAGAAGGGTGATTTTGTTGATGCACTAGAGGAGCATCATCGTTCCAGTGGGATAGAGCAAACAACAGTGCTTAAGTGGAGGGAGGCTCTCACTCAACTTGCCAGTATATGCGGCTGGCATATCAAAAATGAGAG GGCCGATGGAGACTTAATTTTAGACATTGTAAAGTCTATCCAAAGTAAAGGACTTCCGACGAGGCTGAACATTTCCATCTATCCGCTCAGATATGATACGTGTGATGAATATCTCAAAGTGTTCTTGCAAGCTGGATCTCAGGAAGTTGTTATAGTAGGGATCTGCGGACCAGGCCAAATGGGAAAGACAGCTATGGGCAGAGTTATGTATGATCAAATTCTATACAATTTTGATGGTGGCTGCTTCCTCGCAGATGTTGGCAAAAGATCATATCAACCCAACTATCTGGTTCGTCTACAAGAAACACTTATTTCTGACATTATTTCGGAGAGCATTGTAAAAATTTCAGATACTAGAATGGGAATAGATATGATTGCACAAAATTTTTGCTCCAAAAGGGTTTTAGTTGTTCTGGACAACGTGGATGAGTTGAGGCAAATATCTGCACTGGTTGGTGATCGCAAGTTTTTCGGTCCAGGAAGTAAGATCATCATAACAACTAGAGATGTGCAAGTGCTGGAACTGTTTGGAGTGGATCAGTTCATTTTGGCTCAAGGCCGTCCACTACCAGAAAATGTTGCA GCCATCTGGGAGCCACATCAGCGAAGTCGTTGCGTTGTTGCAGGACTAAAGGAGTACATTGAGACCTTCAATCAGCAG AGACGGGAGAAGTTAAGGTACCTTCAAGCAGTTTTGCTCCAAGAGCGCCAGAAAACTGCAACTCAGGTACTATATTTCTTATGA